A region of Pyxidicoccus parkwaysis DNA encodes the following proteins:
- a CDS encoding 4a-hydroxytetrahydrobiopterin dehydratase, translating into MAYDRTLLAPEALQSFLAQHPEWKHEGGMIRRTYEAPSFLAGIAFVEKVAQAAEKADHHPDIDIRWRKVTLALVTHDAGGLTFRDTALAAEADRLFAEVVRAK; encoded by the coding sequence ATGGCCTATGACCGCACGCTGCTCGCTCCCGAGGCGCTCCAGTCCTTCCTCGCCCAGCATCCCGAATGGAAGCACGAGGGCGGGATGATTCGCCGTACGTATGAGGCGCCGTCCTTCCTTGCCGGCATCGCCTTCGTGGAGAAGGTGGCGCAGGCGGCGGAGAAGGCGGACCACCACCCGGACATCGACATCCGCTGGAGGAAGGTGACGCTGGCGCTCGTCACGCACGACGCAGGAGGCCTCACCTTCCGCGACACCGCCCTGGCCGCCGAGGCCGACCGCCTCTTCGCGGAGGTGGTGCGGGCGAAGTGA
- a CDS encoding DMT family transporter, whose product MMRTGLLTVLALMGFAANSLLCRAALAGGGRLIDAASFTGVRLVSGALVLAVLLRARGGRHMGGSWPSALALFAYAAGFSLAYVRIPAGVGALLLFGCVQATMLGTGLARGERPKSREVAGLVLALSGLVGLTAPGVSAPDPVGAALMACAGVAWGVYSLRGRGNRNPLAATADNFLRSVPMAAALSGVGLLVQGAPHATGHGVALAVGSGALASGVGYSLWYAALPHLTATRAAIVQLCVPVLAAVGGVLLLGETVTQRLVLAGAALLAGVLLALSAKAPPRAPPTAAAPK is encoded by the coding sequence ATGATGCGGACAGGACTGCTCACGGTGCTGGCGCTGATGGGCTTCGCGGCCAACTCGCTGCTGTGCCGCGCGGCGCTGGCGGGAGGTGGCCGGCTCATCGACGCGGCGTCCTTCACGGGCGTGCGGCTGGTGTCCGGCGCGCTGGTGCTGGCGGTGCTGCTGCGGGCGCGGGGAGGGAGGCACATGGGAGGCTCCTGGCCCTCGGCGCTGGCGCTCTTCGCGTACGCGGCGGGCTTCTCGCTGGCGTACGTGCGCATTCCGGCCGGCGTGGGAGCGCTGCTGCTGTTCGGCTGCGTGCAGGCGACGATGCTGGGCACGGGGCTGGCGCGCGGTGAGCGTCCCAAGTCGCGCGAGGTGGCGGGGCTGGTGCTCGCGCTGAGCGGGCTGGTGGGGCTGACGGCGCCGGGAGTCTCCGCGCCGGACCCGGTGGGCGCGGCGCTGATGGCGTGCGCGGGTGTGGCGTGGGGCGTGTACTCGCTGCGGGGACGCGGCAATCGCAATCCGCTGGCGGCGACGGCGGACAACTTCCTGCGCTCCGTGCCCATGGCGGCGGCGCTGTCGGGCGTGGGGCTGCTGGTGCAGGGCGCGCCGCATGCGACGGGGCATGGGGTGGCGCTGGCGGTGGGCTCGGGAGCGCTGGCGTCGGGCGTGGGCTACAGCCTGTGGTACGCGGCGCTGCCGCACCTGACGGCGACACGGGCCGCCATCGTCCAGCTCTGCGTGCCGGTGCTGGCGGCGGTGGGTGGGGTGCTGCTGCTCGGGGAGACGGTGACGCAGCGACTGGTGCTCGCGGGAGCGGCGCTGCTGGCGGGGGTGTTGCTGGCGCTCTCCGCGAAGGCGCCGCCCCGTGCTCCCCCGACGGCCGCCGCGCCGAAGTGA
- a CDS encoding PEGA domain-containing protein, with protein MNPITMCHPKRLALLLLVAMAAGTASAAPPARKTPSARTQQMEEAQRRYERGKEFYEESDFRAALVEFQRAYELAPSYKLLYSIAQVQYQLQDYAGALRSFQQYLEEGQAEITAQRRDEVQREVDRLRSRVATLDIVTRPVGATVSVDDQPVGRTPLSEPVLVSAGRRKVTAELPGEPPVTRVVDVAGMDTVKVQLDFAPPPTPKPAAVAKPETTAPVSPTPGLTARAEPRGFPWKMWTATGALAVGAGVTAIMASSASSDLKKQRDTFGVTRAQLDDASSKAKTLALTSDVLTGATVVAAGISAYLTFTRGPSDAAPGPSVSLGVGPGSVGVAGAF; from the coding sequence ATGAATCCCATCACGATGTGTCATCCCAAGCGGCTCGCCCTCCTGCTCCTGGTGGCGATGGCCGCGGGCACCGCCAGTGCCGCCCCTCCCGCCCGCAAGACTCCCTCCGCTCGCACCCAGCAGATGGAGGAGGCGCAGCGCCGCTACGAGCGCGGCAAGGAGTTCTACGAGGAGAGCGACTTCCGCGCGGCGCTGGTGGAGTTCCAGCGCGCCTACGAATTGGCGCCCAGCTACAAGCTCCTCTACAGCATCGCCCAGGTCCAGTATCAGCTGCAGGACTACGCGGGCGCGCTGCGCAGCTTCCAGCAGTACCTGGAAGAGGGGCAGGCGGAAATCACCGCCCAGCGCCGCGACGAGGTGCAGCGCGAGGTGGACCGCCTGCGCTCGCGTGTGGCGACGCTGGACATCGTCACCCGGCCGGTGGGCGCGACGGTGTCCGTGGACGACCAGCCCGTGGGCCGCACGCCGCTGTCCGAGCCCGTCCTGGTGAGCGCTGGCCGGCGCAAGGTGACGGCCGAACTTCCCGGTGAGCCGCCGGTGACGCGCGTGGTGGACGTGGCCGGCATGGACACCGTGAAGGTGCAGCTCGACTTCGCGCCGCCGCCCACGCCGAAGCCCGCCGCCGTCGCCAAGCCCGAGACCACCGCCCCCGTGTCGCCGACGCCCGGCCTGACGGCGCGCGCCGAGCCTCGCGGCTTCCCCTGGAAGATGTGGACGGCCACCGGCGCGCTGGCGGTGGGCGCGGGCGTCACGGCCATCATGGCCAGCAGCGCGTCCAGCGACCTGAAGAAGCAGCGGGACACCTTCGGCGTGACGCGCGCGCAGTTGGATGACGCCAGCAGCAAGGCGAAGACGCTGGCCCTCACCAGCGACGTCCTCACCGGGGCCACGGTGGTGGCGGCCGGCATCTCCGCCTACCTGACCTTCACCCGCGGCCCCTCCGACGCCGCTCCCGGTCCGTCTGTGTCGCTGGGCGTGGGCCCCGGCAGCGTCGGCGTCGCCGGTGCCTTCTAG
- a CDS encoding DEAD/DEAH box helicase: MPAEPAHSQPPSSQEAGGPPFATDGALHAWLRAQGIEHVTRLSLVMLGPRVEAPLVPQFRMAIAGRRLVELASAESVARWTSEVQPSPKMRDLLPRLACRFLEDERAAAEDARASVPERLRAPEDARTHPTHRLLTELRARLPGSVAPRPTRWLSAETLQLDTVLPGFKQKETRCSELPLGAVAGFILPEARLTFSPTEVKADCTCGAAACVHVLAAIDSALVWLRQPWTDEFGDVLEELVRPAWERTLRALERAVEESPSGASGAELSWRLEVIPSYGVELAPYLHRRNKKGQLSTGSRLTRKRLLQEYGSLLTPTDARLAALLPETASPASRELLFELANHPRIFLEDTDQLVKVERAKVGLVAEDRDGTVIIAAGIDGASLPPTLMERVRKSKPEEALFLWDEGSRRLTVLDVSAEARAVLGVLHRHGNAFPPESHGALLERLSKFSQRLPVAMPRSVMGEALPTQSRPVLRLEVLHGGNVRLEVRTRPLPDSPAFVPGEGSRDVHIRRGTTPFHAVRDFVQEREAAEALLLRLPLDTARPDELFPYTFVFTSPQYALTLLKVCANLEPRPELEWNGAPMRLVSGGGPGALKVTVERKRHWFGVLGELHVAGERVELARLLDAARRKERFVHVTAQSYVEIEDALRQHLERLSDHAYLSRHGLEVGPSAAEALSALGSAGAKVESDIAWQKLVERIFAAKELRPRVPSTLKTELRDYQLEGFRWLTRLASWNAGGVLADDMGLGKTVQALAVLLERSKLGPALVLAPTSVAFNWMDEAKRFAPSLRMHLYADAEDRGGTLERLGPKDVLVLSYGLLTRDIERLSALRFATAVFDEAQTLKNATTHRFRAARALQADFRFALSGTPLENHLGELWALFAVVFPELLGSWEAFRERFAAPIEKGIDPTAAPALARVLQPFLLRRTKAQVETQLPPRTDVRVPVVLSSAEWQLYEDARLAALSDLETNKAKLREQERRIEVLAALTRLRLLASHPRLYDPSSRLESSKLERFMELVHELRAEGQRTLVFSQFTSHLSLVRDVLDAQGIRYEYLDGQTPQGARAERVRAFQEGDAPLFLISLKAGGFGLNLTAATSVIHLDPWWNPAVEDQASDRAHRIGQERPVTVYRLVARGTLEEQMLALHEHKRALVAGVLEGKDQAGRLTTKELLALLSQKLAPPAPAEDEPPPTRH; this comes from the coding sequence ATGCCCGCCGAGCCCGCGCATTCCCAGCCCCCCTCTTCGCAGGAGGCCGGCGGCCCTCCCTTCGCCACGGACGGCGCGCTGCACGCGTGGCTGCGGGCCCAAGGTATCGAACACGTCACGCGCCTGAGCCTCGTCATGCTCGGCCCGCGAGTCGAGGCCCCGCTCGTCCCACAGTTCCGCATGGCCATCGCGGGACGCCGGCTCGTGGAGCTGGCCAGCGCCGAGTCCGTGGCGCGGTGGACCTCCGAGGTCCAGCCGTCCCCGAAGATGCGGGACCTCCTCCCCCGCCTCGCCTGCCGCTTCCTGGAGGACGAGCGCGCCGCCGCCGAGGACGCCCGCGCCTCCGTCCCCGAGCGCCTGCGCGCTCCCGAGGATGCCCGCACGCACCCCACCCACCGCCTCCTCACCGAGCTGCGCGCCCGCCTTCCCGGCTCCGTCGCGCCCCGCCCGACGCGCTGGCTGTCCGCGGAGACACTCCAGCTCGACACGGTGCTGCCCGGCTTCAAGCAGAAGGAGACGCGCTGCTCGGAGCTACCGCTCGGCGCGGTGGCCGGCTTCATCCTCCCCGAGGCGCGCCTCACCTTCTCTCCCACGGAGGTGAAGGCGGACTGCACCTGCGGCGCGGCGGCGTGCGTCCACGTCCTCGCCGCCATCGACAGCGCGCTCGTCTGGCTGCGCCAGCCGTGGACGGACGAGTTCGGCGACGTCCTCGAGGAGTTGGTCCGCCCCGCGTGGGAGCGCACGCTGCGGGCCCTGGAGCGCGCCGTCGAGGAGAGCCCCAGCGGCGCCTCGGGCGCGGAGCTGTCGTGGCGCCTGGAGGTCATCCCCAGCTATGGCGTCGAGCTCGCGCCGTACCTCCACCGCCGCAACAAGAAGGGCCAGCTCAGCACGGGCTCGCGGCTGACGCGCAAGCGGCTCCTCCAGGAGTACGGCTCGCTGCTCACGCCCACCGACGCGCGCCTCGCCGCGCTGCTGCCGGAGACCGCGTCCCCCGCCTCGCGCGAGCTGCTCTTCGAGCTGGCCAACCACCCGCGCATCTTCCTGGAGGACACCGACCAGCTCGTGAAGGTCGAGCGCGCGAAGGTGGGCCTCGTCGCCGAGGACCGGGACGGCACCGTCATCATCGCCGCCGGCATCGACGGCGCCTCGCTCCCTCCCACGCTGATGGAGCGCGTGCGCAAGTCGAAGCCCGAGGAGGCCCTCTTCCTCTGGGACGAGGGCTCACGCCGGCTCACCGTGCTCGACGTCAGCGCGGAGGCGCGCGCCGTGCTCGGCGTGCTCCATCGCCACGGCAACGCCTTCCCTCCGGAGAGCCACGGCGCGCTGCTGGAGCGCCTGTCGAAGTTCTCCCAGCGCCTGCCCGTGGCCATGCCCCGCAGCGTCATGGGCGAGGCCCTGCCCACGCAGAGCCGCCCGGTGCTCCGGCTCGAGGTGCTGCACGGAGGCAACGTGCGCCTGGAGGTCCGCACGCGCCCGCTGCCGGACAGCCCGGCCTTCGTCCCGGGCGAGGGCTCGCGCGACGTGCACATCCGGCGCGGCACCACGCCCTTCCACGCCGTGCGCGACTTCGTCCAGGAGCGCGAGGCCGCCGAGGCACTCCTCCTCCGGCTCCCGCTCGACACGGCGAGGCCGGACGAGCTCTTCCCCTATACCTTCGTCTTCACCAGCCCCCAGTACGCGCTCACGCTGCTCAAGGTCTGCGCGAACCTGGAGCCCAGGCCCGAGCTGGAGTGGAACGGCGCCCCCATGCGGCTCGTCTCCGGAGGCGGCCCCGGCGCGCTCAAGGTGACGGTCGAGCGCAAGCGCCACTGGTTCGGCGTGCTCGGCGAGCTGCACGTGGCGGGCGAGCGCGTGGAACTGGCGCGGCTGCTGGACGCGGCCCGCCGCAAGGAGCGCTTCGTCCACGTCACCGCGCAGTCCTACGTGGAAATCGAGGACGCCCTGCGCCAGCACCTGGAGCGCTTGTCGGACCATGCGTACCTCTCGCGCCACGGATTGGAAGTGGGCCCGTCCGCCGCGGAGGCGCTCAGTGCGCTGGGCAGCGCGGGCGCGAAGGTGGAGTCGGACATCGCGTGGCAGAAGCTCGTGGAGCGCATCTTCGCCGCGAAGGAGCTGCGCCCCCGCGTGCCGTCGACGCTGAAGACGGAGCTGCGCGACTACCAGCTCGAGGGCTTCCGCTGGCTCACGCGGCTGGCCTCGTGGAACGCGGGCGGCGTGCTCGCGGACGACATGGGCCTGGGCAAGACGGTGCAGGCGCTGGCCGTGCTGCTGGAGCGCAGCAAGCTCGGGCCCGCGCTGGTGCTGGCGCCCACCTCGGTGGCCTTCAACTGGATGGACGAGGCGAAGCGCTTCGCCCCCTCGCTGCGCATGCACCTGTACGCGGACGCGGAGGACCGGGGCGGCACGCTGGAGCGGCTGGGGCCGAAGGACGTGCTCGTGCTCAGCTACGGCCTGCTCACGCGCGACATCGAGCGGCTGTCCGCGCTGCGCTTCGCCACCGCCGTCTTCGACGAGGCGCAGACGCTGAAGAACGCCACCACGCACCGCTTCCGCGCCGCGCGGGCGCTCCAGGCGGACTTCCGCTTCGCCCTCTCCGGCACGCCGCTGGAGAACCACCTCGGCGAGCTGTGGGCCCTCTTCGCCGTCGTCTTCCCCGAGCTGCTCGGGAGCTGGGAGGCCTTCCGCGAGCGCTTCGCCGCGCCAATTGAAAAGGGCATCGACCCCACCGCCGCGCCCGCGCTGGCCCGCGTGCTGCAACCCTTCCTCCTGCGGCGCACCAAGGCGCAGGTGGAGACGCAGCTCCCGCCGCGCACGGACGTGCGGGTGCCGGTGGTGCTCTCCTCGGCGGAGTGGCAGCTCTACGAGGACGCGCGGCTCGCGGCGCTGTCGGACCTGGAGACGAACAAGGCGAAGCTGCGCGAGCAGGAGCGCCGCATCGAGGTGCTGGCCGCGCTCACCCGGCTGCGGCTGCTGGCCTCGCACCCGCGCCTCTATGACCCGTCCTCCCGGCTGGAGTCCTCCAAGCTGGAGCGCTTCATGGAGCTGGTGCACGAGCTGCGCGCGGAAGGGCAGCGCACGCTCGTCTTCAGTCAGTTCACCTCGCACCTGTCGCTGGTGCGCGACGTGCTGGACGCGCAGGGCATCCGCTACGAGTACCTCGACGGCCAGACGCCGCAAGGCGCGCGGGCGGAGCGGGTGCGGGCCTTCCAGGAGGGGGACGCGCCACTGTTCCTCATCTCACTGAAGGCCGGCGGCTTCGGCCTCAACCTCACCGCCGCCACCAGCGTCATCCACCTGGACCCGTGGTGGAACCCGGCCGTGGAGGACCAGGCGTCCGACCGCGCCCACCGCATCGGCCAGGAGCGCCCCGTCACCGTGTACCGGCTGGTGGCGCGCGGGACGCTGGAGGAGCAGATGCTCGCGCTGCACGAGCACAAGCGCGCGCTGGTGGCCGGCGTGCTGGAAGGGAAGGACCAGGCGGGCCGGCTCACCACGAAGGAGCTGCTCGCCCTGCTCTCGCAGAAGCTCGCCCCTCCGGCCCCGGCGGAGGACGAGCCGCCTCCCACGCGGCATTGA
- a CDS encoding Uma2 family endonuclease, whose amino-acid sequence MTKETKRPATYADLEALPENVVGQLIDGELIVMPRPMTPHGMAHSVLFLRLGSAFQLGMGGPGGWWFMTEPELHFGQNVLVPDLAGWRRERMPLMPRVPYITQAPDWVCEVLSPSTEKLDRTRKQELYAREGIAHVWLVDPELRTLEVFQLHGGRWVERATWSGNARVRAEPFEALELELGALWEMKEP is encoded by the coding sequence ATGACCAAGGAGACGAAGCGCCCGGCGACGTATGCCGACCTGGAGGCGCTACCCGAGAACGTGGTCGGGCAGCTTATCGACGGGGAGCTCATCGTCATGCCGCGGCCTATGACTCCGCATGGCATGGCGCATTCCGTGTTGTTTTTGAGATTGGGAAGCGCCTTCCAACTAGGGATGGGCGGGCCCGGGGGCTGGTGGTTCATGACCGAGCCGGAGCTGCACTTCGGCCAGAACGTCCTGGTGCCCGATCTTGCGGGCTGGCGTCGTGAGCGCATGCCCTTGATGCCCCGAGTCCCGTACATCACCCAGGCGCCGGACTGGGTCTGTGAAGTGCTCTCTCCTTCCACCGAGAAGCTGGACCGCACGCGGAAGCAGGAACTCTACGCACGTGAGGGCATTGCGCACGTGTGGCTCGTGGACCCGGAGCTACGGACGTTGGAGGTGTTCCAGTTGCACGGTGGACGGTGGGTGGAGCGGGCCACCTGGTCCGGTAATGCCCGCGTCCGCGCAGAGCCGTTCGAAGCCCTGGAGTTGGAGCTCGGGGCCTTGTGGGAGATGAAAGAGCCCTGA
- a CDS encoding serine/threonine protein kinase: MSAPRDAVTSAALLGRYELVSELGHGGMARVYRARAAGPGGFEKTLVVKCILPHLAKDPQFVEMFLAEARLAARLNHPNLVQIFDFGEADGAYFLAMEYIDGPTLRALLRRLGSQGQVMPYPLCARIASAVCEGLTFAHEFSDPDTGEALRMIHRDVSPDNILLSRSGNVKLVDFGIAKATSQSPQTQVGTLKGKVPYMAPEQLRNEPLDPRADVYSLGVVLYEMVAGAKPYEAGNEAALMHAILFDPFIPVAARREDVPEALDRIIQRALSKDRATRYASCRQLQADLDRYLLTCGHPVGTQHVSQLIRAAAVPIGGSPVVGTPVSGNIVPPREQSRGSGQVRPTTGTAAQLPTAVDPGPQATGPTRPGLLMRGRGGLLVAMGVGALLAGGVAVALRSGDRDVPPVAPVGQVAGTAVPPNAAGTQMGTAVPPNGVGAQTGTAVPPNGVGTQVAQGATADGTAIPPTGVGSTAAQGTRAEGTVIPQGGGATSQAPAEPTEVEFQVTVTPRKASLRLDNKLLSGSPFSDTFPRDGSVHTLRVSAPGYAPVVKEVRFDRDLSLDITLSRRGQESRRPAVVESTPREQADVQAQEPDFAEMPTKPSPRKPPRRSLDPDNPWAEQGDKSSPETP; encoded by the coding sequence GTGTCCGCCCCGCGTGATGCAGTAACCAGCGCCGCCCTGCTGGGCAGGTACGAGCTCGTCTCGGAACTGGGGCACGGCGGAATGGCGAGGGTGTACCGGGCGCGAGCCGCGGGCCCTGGCGGTTTCGAGAAGACGCTGGTCGTGAAGTGCATTCTTCCGCACCTGGCGAAGGACCCGCAGTTCGTCGAGATGTTCCTGGCCGAGGCCCGGCTCGCGGCGCGGCTGAACCATCCCAACCTCGTGCAGATTTTCGACTTCGGCGAGGCGGACGGCGCGTACTTCCTGGCGATGGAGTACATCGACGGGCCCACGCTGCGCGCGCTGCTGCGGCGGCTGGGCTCTCAGGGCCAGGTGATGCCCTATCCCCTGTGTGCACGCATCGCGTCAGCGGTGTGTGAGGGCCTCACGTTCGCGCACGAGTTCAGTGATCCGGACACCGGCGAGGCGCTGCGGATGATCCACCGCGATGTCAGCCCGGACAACATCCTGCTGTCGCGCAGCGGCAACGTGAAGCTGGTGGACTTCGGCATCGCCAAGGCCACGAGCCAGTCGCCGCAGACGCAGGTGGGCACGCTCAAGGGCAAGGTGCCGTACATGGCGCCCGAGCAGCTCCGCAACGAGCCGCTGGACCCGCGCGCGGACGTCTACTCGCTGGGCGTGGTGCTCTACGAGATGGTGGCGGGCGCCAAGCCCTACGAGGCCGGCAACGAGGCGGCGCTGATGCACGCCATCCTCTTCGACCCGTTCATCCCCGTGGCCGCGCGGCGCGAGGACGTCCCCGAGGCCCTGGACCGCATCATCCAGCGCGCGCTCTCGAAGGACCGCGCGACGCGCTACGCGAGCTGCCGGCAGCTGCAGGCGGACCTGGACCGCTACCTGCTGACCTGCGGACATCCGGTGGGGACGCAGCACGTGTCCCAGCTCATCAGAGCCGCCGCTGTACCCATCGGCGGGAGCCCCGTCGTGGGCACGCCCGTGTCCGGCAACATCGTCCCGCCGCGCGAGCAGTCCCGTGGCTCCGGCCAGGTGCGCCCCACCACCGGAACGGCCGCGCAGCTGCCGACGGCAGTGGACCCGGGACCTCAGGCCACGGGGCCCACGCGCCCCGGGTTGCTGATGCGGGGACGAGGCGGGCTGCTCGTGGCGATGGGTGTCGGCGCCCTGCTGGCGGGAGGCGTCGCCGTGGCGCTGCGCTCTGGAGACAGGGACGTTCCGCCCGTCGCGCCCGTGGGCCAGGTCGCTGGAACCGCCGTTCCGCCCAACGCCGCCGGCACCCAGATGGGAACCGCCGTTCCGCCCAACGGTGTCGGCGCCCAGACGGGAACCGCCGTTCCGCCCAATGGCGTCGGCACCCAGGTGGCTCAGGGCGCCACCGCGGATGGAACCGCCATTCCGCCCACGGGCGTCGGCTCCACGGCCGCGCAGGGAACGCGCGCGGAAGGAACCGTCATTCCGCAAGGCGGTGGCGCGACGTCGCAGGCTCCGGCCGAGCCGACGGAGGTGGAGTTCCAGGTGACGGTGACGCCGCGCAAGGCCTCGCTGCGCCTGGACAACAAGCTGCTGTCGGGCAGCCCCTTCTCGGACACCTTCCCCCGGGATGGCAGCGTGCACACGCTGCGTGTGTCCGCGCCCGGCTATGCGCCCGTGGTGAAGGAAGTGCGCTTCGACCGCGACCTGTCGCTCGACATCACCCTCTCGCGACGCGGCCAGGAATCTCGCCGTCCCGCCGTCGTGGAGAGCACGCCTCGCGAGCAGGCCGACGTCCAGGCCCAGGAGCCGGACTTCGCCGAGATGCCCACGAAGCCGAGTCCCCGCAAGCCGCCCCGACGCAGCCTCGACCCGGACAATCCCTGGGCCGAGCAGGGCGACAAATCTTCCCCGGAAACCCCATGA
- a CDS encoding substrate-binding domain-containing protein translates to MRLPTLTGGLARALAVLAALAVPAAHAQTNTPTISCPTTQVVYVAGSSAVRSFLTVVAPLLAQDTPAYSIVYQAQGSCTGVSAIYSSDPSKRVMKDIPAAAGRAANYAILLKSDGSAQECSLPTDGVLVDVGVSDVFASTCGVEAPTGVQISDYEGPIQPMTFVVPVNSTQKSISAEAAYMAFGMGGNKGTAAPWLDPSLFFVRNASSGTQQMIARAISVPADKWWGVDRGGSDGVRKNMKLLLDAASSEKAIGILSTDVADEERSNLRILAFQARGQKCGFLPDSTPFAKDKANVRDGHYPIWGPVHFYTRVENGLPTAAAGALVSRFAAPQLEQGLLEAIINKHLVPKCAMKVKRTSEMGALAPVTSGLRCGCFFDKVANGASSCTPCGGPGDCPSSAPSCNYGYCEQGG, encoded by the coding sequence ATGAGACTTCCCACGCTCACTGGCGGCCTGGCGCGTGCGCTGGCCGTCCTCGCCGCGCTCGCGGTTCCGGCTGCCCACGCGCAGACGAACACGCCCACCATCTCCTGTCCCACCACGCAGGTCGTGTACGTGGCGGGCTCTTCCGCGGTCCGCTCGTTCCTCACGGTGGTGGCGCCGCTGCTCGCGCAGGACACGCCCGCGTACAGCATCGTCTACCAGGCGCAGGGCTCGTGTACGGGCGTCAGCGCCATCTACAGCTCGGACCCGTCGAAGCGGGTGATGAAGGACATTCCCGCCGCGGCGGGGCGGGCGGCCAACTACGCCATCCTGCTCAAGTCGGACGGCTCGGCGCAGGAGTGCTCGCTGCCGACGGACGGCGTGCTGGTGGACGTGGGCGTGTCGGACGTCTTCGCCTCCACGTGCGGTGTCGAGGCCCCCACCGGCGTGCAGATTTCCGACTACGAGGGCCCCATCCAGCCGATGACCTTCGTGGTGCCGGTGAACTCCACGCAGAAGAGCATCAGCGCGGAGGCGGCCTATATGGCGTTCGGCATGGGGGGCAACAAGGGCACGGCGGCGCCCTGGCTGGACCCGTCGCTGTTCTTCGTGCGCAACGCGAGCTCGGGAACGCAGCAGATGATTGCGCGGGCCATCAGCGTGCCGGCGGACAAGTGGTGGGGCGTGGACCGTGGCGGCAGCGACGGCGTGCGCAAGAACATGAAGCTGCTGTTGGACGCGGCTTCGTCGGAGAAGGCCATCGGCATCCTGTCCACGGACGTGGCGGACGAGGAGCGCTCCAACCTGCGGATTCTCGCGTTCCAGGCGCGGGGGCAGAAGTGCGGCTTCCTGCCGGACTCGACGCCGTTCGCGAAGGACAAGGCGAACGTGCGTGACGGGCACTATCCCATCTGGGGGCCGGTGCACTTCTACACGCGAGTGGAGAACGGGCTGCCCACGGCGGCGGCGGGCGCGCTGGTGAGCCGCTTCGCGGCGCCGCAGCTCGAGCAGGGGCTCTTGGAAGCCATCATCAACAAGCACCTGGTGCCCAAGTGCGCGATGAAGGTGAAGCGCACTTCGGAGATGGGCGCGCTGGCGCCTGTCACGTCGGGCCTGCGGTGCGGCTGCTTCTTCGACAAGGTGGCCAACGGTGCTTCGTCGTGCACGCCGTGCGGCGGACCCGGGGATTGTCCGTCCTCGGCGCCGTCGTGCAACTACGGCTACTGCGAGCAGGGCGGCTGA